A single Lactuca sativa cultivar Salinas chromosome 8, Lsat_Salinas_v11, whole genome shotgun sequence DNA region contains:
- the LOC111893251 gene encoding putative late blight resistance protein homolog R1B-16, whose amino-acid sequence MAEGFIQEDGIRSLEEIAKSYMLDLVDRNLLIVEKRYVTGDVSLCRVHDLVKQLCVEKGKEENFFLKIDSQQSNHLCDVIATRKQRRVFTNQDIDILSLSHATTPSIRSLLCYHRKTFLTDNISKFFRSFALLRVLILEKCELIDLSSGLALLVHLRYLDIWQSLFPSSICNLWNLQTLIVHTTYSCMVLPSNISNLVNLRHLISNTDIYLPSIVKPMKLEVISNVVLGDGVDNFEKCFPGIKNLTSTLYSDEENDFQVLRGLQILTLIGSAFSRRESTKPRFVRGEPNLGKNHIRFPATLKELHLVRCGLAWSDMSIIQSLPNLEVFILEDNAFKGMIWETGEEEFQQLKFLRLEELNIKHWEATSINFPCLKRLEVLNCVHLEEIPLELGDISMLEYIYVLNCGVSLLVSVQNIRQEQDDVGNYELKIFVDGRKLPSCESNHED is encoded by the coding sequence ATGGCTGAGGGATTTATACAAGAAGATGGAATTCGAAGCTTGGAGGAAATTGCAAAGAGTTACATGCTGGATCTAGTTGACAGAAATCTTCTAATTGTAGAAAAAAGGTATGTAACGGGTGATGTCAGTCTTTGTAGGGTCCATGATCTTGTGAAGCAACTATGTGTGGAAAAgggaaaagaagaaaatttcTTCCTGAAAATAGACTCGCAACAATCTAATCATCTTTGTGATGTAATTGCCACACGTAAGCAACGGCGTGTGTTCACAAATCAAGATATCGACATTTTGAGTTTGTCTCATGCGACCACCCCAAGCATTCGATCACTTTTGTGCTATCATAGGAAAACATTCTTAACCGACAATATCTCAAAGTTTTTCCGTTCCTTTGCACTTCTCAGGGTGTTAATTCTAGAAAAATGTGAATTGATTGATTTATCCTCCGGTTTAGCATTACTAGTTCACTTAAGGTACCTTGACATCTGGCAGTCTTTATTCCCGTCATCAATATGTAATTTATGGAACCTTCAAACCCTCATTGTTCACACAACTTATAGTTGTATGGTTTTACCTAGTAacatatcaaatttggtgaatctGAGGCATTTAATCAGTAACACAGATATTTATCTTCCTTCTATTGTAAAACCTATGAAACTGGAAGTTATTTCGAATGTGGTGTTAGGAGATGGGGTAGataattttgaaaaatgttttccCGGGATCAAGAATCTTACATCTACTCTTTACTCTGATGAGGAAAATGACTTTCAAGTACTCCGTGGCCTTCAAATCTTGACATTAATTGGGTCAGCCTTCAGCAGACGGGAATCAACTAAGCCAAGATTTGTTAGAGGTGAACCAAACTTGGGAAAGAATCACATTAGGTTCCCTGCAACACTTAAAGAACTTCATcttgtaaggtgtggtttagcgTGGAGCGACATGTCTATCATTCAATCGTTACCTAATCTAGAGGTTTTCATACTAGAAGACAATGCCTTCAAGGGAATGATTTGGGAAACAGGTGAGGAGGAGTTTCAACAACTAAAATTCTTGAGACTTGAAGAGTTAAATATCAAACATTGGGAAGCCACAAGTATCAACTTTCCATGCCTCAAACGACTAGAGGTGCTGAATTGCGTTCATCTAGAAGAGATACCCCTTGAATTAGGGGACATCTCAATGCTTGAGTATATTTACGTTTTGAATTGTGGTGTTTCTCTTCTCGTATCCGTTCAAAATATACGACAGGAGCAAGATGATGTGGGAAACTATGAACTGAAGATCTTTGTTGATGGAAGGAAACTGCCCTCTTGTGAATCCAATCATGAAGATTAA
- the LOC111893252 gene encoding uncharacterized protein LOC111893252 — protein MLTQLLFWREKNNITIRQTNDVDVDDKDEEYNYDCLIRDTEYTVTHSTKDGSFKCTCMHFEHVAILCRHIFCVFKFYGIEKIPEKYILKRWRRDVIPIELLKRRFNSSFDDSNSDMTAIDIFSTVDHCVPFLSHDAAKLKLYLDEQNKLKKKFIDDCPTHDLPTRADQFKKLLGVVSPDVVSDVGDIQNPTDIRNKGCSSCGERLKSTKEMIEKESSKPKRKCATCEQMVHHDKRNSP, from the exons ATGTTGACACAATTATTGTTCTGGAGAGAAAAAAACAACATAACTATTAGACAAACAAATGATGTCGATGTTGATGACAAAGATGAGGAATACAATTACGATTGTCTTATAAGGGATACTGAATACACG GTCACACACTCAACCAAAGATGGTTCATTCAAATGTACTTGTATGCATTTTGAACATGTAGCGATCTTATGCAGACACATATTTTGTGTGTTTAAGTTTTATGGCATCGAAAAAATTCCTGAAAAGTACATTTTGAAACGTTGGCGTAGGGATGTTATTCCAATAGAATTACTGAAAAGACGCTTCAATAGTTCTTTTGACGATTCTAATTCCGACATGACTGCTATTGATATTTTTTCAACTGTTGATCATTGTGTGCCTTTTTTGAGCCATGATGCAGCTAAATTAAAGTTATACCTTGACGAACAGaataagttgaaaaaaaaattcatagaCGATTGTCCAACTCATGATCTACCGACCAGAGCAGATCAGTTCAAGAAGCTTCTAGGCGTGGTTAGTCCTGATGTAGTATCTGATGTTGGTGACATTCAGAATCCTACAGATATTCGTAACAAAGGCTGCAGTAGTTGTGGGGAAAGATTAAAATCTACAAAAGAGATGATTGAGAAAGAAAGCTCGAAACCTAAGAGAAAATGTGCTACATGTGAACAGATGGTTCATCATGACAAAAGAAATAGTCCTTAA
- the LOC111893250 gene encoding uncharacterized protein LOC111893250: MTKSYVTSRDRKTKVTNQFHFEVKLLKLNELYKKDFGDVERMQLDGELEIYYHTLHKDDWFTSLQGISDLSRLMVETGKHRSYPMVYRLLKLVLVLFVATATVERYFSTMKFLKMDLRNKIGDDFLNDVMIFYVEKEALMKVKIEDVMDQFQKMCTRRCQI; this comes from the coding sequence ATGACGAAAAGTTATGTGACATCGAGAGACCGTAAGACTAAAGTTACTAATCAATTTCATTTTGAAGTTAAGTTGTTAAAGTTGAATGAGTTGTACAAAAAAGATTTTGGTGATGTGGAAAGGATGCAACTTGATGGTGAACTTGAGATATATTATCACACATTGCATAAAGATGACTGGTTCACTAGTTTACAAGGAATTTCCGACCTTTCTCGTTTGATGGTGGAAACGGGGAAACATCGGTCTTATCCTATGGTTTATAGGTTGTTGAAGTTGGTTTTGGTTTTATTCGTCGCGACCGCAACAGTCGAAAGATATTTTTCTACGATGAAGTTTTTGAAGATGGACTTGCGTAACAAAATAGGTGATGATTTTTTGAACGATGTCATGATTTTTTATGTTGAAAAAGAAGCTCTTATGAAAGTGAAGATCGAAGATGTAATGGATCAATTTCAAAAAATGTGTACTCGTAGATGTCAAATTTAA
- the LOC111893253 gene encoding protein FAR1-RELATED SEQUENCE 3-like: protein MGDQEPDVSNHIYEEHYLASDDDDGIEDFDFPNNDTLYNGGFQIGESSNPNLEDANNEEDKNHFIDENIEVTIDFSESGQPHVTHEDTDFNIDFNEGQPHVTHDYVSPGGTLYWTPIVSDDIKPKVSSTFNSYGEAETTYRKYALESGFDVRLGRVQKMKNGIITKRNLVCNREEIVPGTLRYVVSDFVEQHNHELFSKGNMHLSRSKRKLDYSQEIFIHNLSKQNIGPVKAHRLYGALQVGPSVRGGLVSDFKNARRNLNCYIGGRDAKFFVDKMNDRKKNVPSFTFEYKVLNKRLNTLLWADEIAKYNYNSFEDVVSLDATFSMNKYDMVFVPFTGIDNHKKCVTFGAGLLSKEDGVSYEWLLTAFLKAFRKQPQLVLSDQDPALKKAIDKLEPHEFKNVWRLMLQEFKITGNSWMNTMYGLRKSWIPAFFKHIPMFGLMQSKSLSESRNWSFQTTTLTGSYLVMFMMTFESAME from the exons ATGGGAGATCAAGAACCAGATGTCAGTAATCATATTTATGAGGAACATTATTTGGCTAGTGATGATGACGATGGAATTGAAGATTTCGATTTTCCTAATAATGATACACTATATAATGGCGGATTTCAAATAGGAGAAAGCAGTAATCCTAATTTAG AGGACGCAAATAATGAAGAAGACaaaaatcatttcattgatgaaaacaTAGAGGTTACTATTGATTTCAGTGAAT CAGGACAACCACATGTTACTCATGAAGATACAGATTTTAATATTGATTTCAATGAAG GACAACCACATGTTACTCATGATTATGTTTCTCCTGGTGGCACCTTGTATTGGACTCCGATTGTTTCAGACGACATCAAACCAAAAGTTTCATCAACATTTAATTCATATGGTGAAGCAGAAACAACGTATAGAAAATATGCATTAGAATCTGGTTTTGATGTTAGGCTTGGAAGAGTCCAAAAAATGAAAAATGGGATTATTACAAAAAGAAATCTTGTGTGCAATCGGGAAG AAATAGTTCCCGGCACTCTTAGATATGTCGTGAGTGATTTTGTAGAGCAACATAATCATGAATTGTTTAGCAAGGGCAATATGCACTTATCTCGTTCAAAAAGAAAACTTGATTATTCCCAAGaaattttcattcataatttgtCAAAACAAAACATTGGTCCTGTAAAAGCACATAGACTGTATGGTGCTCTTCAGGTTGGTCCTTCGGTTCGAGGTGGATTGGTTTCTGATTTCAAGAATGCTAGGAGGAATCTTAATTGTTACATAGGTGGGAGGGACGCGAAATTCTTTGTTGACAAGATGAATGACAGGAAGAAAAATGTCCCATCATTTACTTTTGAGTATAAAGTGTTGAACAAAAGATTGAATACTCTATTATGGGCTGACGAAATAGCAAAGTATAATTACAATTCATTCGAAGACGTTGTATCACTCGATGCCACATTCAGCATGAATAA gtATGACATGGTTTTTGTTCCGTTTACTGGAATCGATAATCACAAAAAATGTGTAACATTTGGTGCTGGACTTTTAAGTAAAGAAGATGGAGTTTCTTATGAATGGTTGCTTACAGCTTTTTTGAAAGCTTTTAGAAAACAACCTCAATTGGTTTTATCTGACCAAGATCCAGCTTTGAAAAAAGCTATAGATAAG CTGGAACCACATGAGTTCAAGAATGTATGGCGTCTGATGTTGCAGGAGTTTAAAATTACTGGTAACAGTTGGATGAATACCATGTATGGTTTGCGAAAATCTTGGATCCCCGCATTTTTCAAGCACATTCCAATGTTTGGTCTTATGCAAAGTAAATCGTTGTCTGAAAGTCGGAATTGGTCATTTCAAACTACCACATTAACCGGTTCTTATCTTGTCATGTTTATGATGACATTTGAATCAGCCATGGAATGA